Proteins encoded together in one Lathyrus oleraceus cultivar Zhongwan6 chromosome 5, CAAS_Psat_ZW6_1.0, whole genome shotgun sequence window:
- the LOC127082398 gene encoding protein ENHANCED DISEASE RESISTANCE 2, with protein MAVGVVDGTSEAIFQTLMALGPSRSEWDFCFSKGSVVEHLDGHTDIIHKQLYSDWLPWGMKRRDLLLRRYWRREDDGTYVILYHSVFHKKCPHQKGYVRACLKSGGYVISPANMGKQSVVKHMLAIESGASWGDCKNKIGSIIEF; from the exons ATGGCTGTTGGTGTGGTAGATGGAACTTCAGAAGCCATTTTCCAGACTCTTATGGCACTTGGTCCTTCAAGATCCGA ATGGGATTTCTGTTTTTCCAAGGGGAGTGTAGTTGAGCACCTAGATGGTCACACCGACATTATTCACAAGCAGCTATATAGTGATTGGTTGCCTTG GGGAATGAAACGAAGAGATCTGTTGCTGCGGCGTTATTGGAGGAGAGAAGATGATGGAACCTATG TTATTCTTTACCATTCCGTGTTTCACAAAAAGTGTCCTCACCAGAAAGGCTATGTCCGTGCCTGCCTTAAAA GCGGAGGGTACGTTATATCACCAGCGAACATGGGAAAGCAATCTGTTGTAAAGCACATGCTTGCTATTgaatcgggagcttcat ggggagattgtaagaacaaaattggTTCTATAATAGAattctaa